A window from Thermoproteales archaeon encodes these proteins:
- a CDS encoding 30S ribosomal protein S25e, which produces MGGKKRPTISQLEKRMRRAKEETKKKGKEKKTYSMKLTEKGALTELSLEQIVKEITKMPYITPYLVATKFGLKISRAKIALRELEKRGIIVAVDKNRRVPIYVPAKAS; this is translated from the coding sequence ATGGGAGGTAAAAAACGCCCAACAATATCGCAACTCGAAAAGAGAATGAGAAGAGCAAAAGAAGAAACTAAGAAGAAAGGCAAGGAGAAAAAAACATATAGCATGAAGTTAACGGAAAAAGGAGCGCTCACAGAACTATCACTAGAGCAGATAGTGAAAGAGATAACAAAAATGCCATATATTACACCTTACCTGGTAGCGACCAAGTTTGGGCTTAAAATAAGCAGAGCTAAAATAGCGCTACGGGAATTAGAAAAGCGCGGCATTATAGTAGCAGTAGATAAGAATAGAAGAGTGCCAATCTATGTTCCGGCAAAAGCTAGCTAA